From Thalassotalea psychrophila:
AAAATTGGCGATCGCATCGAATAATCAACTTAAGGAGTTTCGCATTAGCCTTGTGCGAAATAGTGTAACAAGTCACTTTTAAAACTTTATTTCTCTGTAAAGTCAATTTTCTGTAATTGGCTTTGTCTTTAAGATAGAATCAATACAGATCTTAGCTGCAAACAAAAATTATCATGTCTGAACAATTAAACGTAAACCCTGAAGAAATAGCCAAATTTGAAAAAGTCGCCAGTCAATGGTGGGACTTACATGGCGATTTTAAGCCGTTGCATCAAATAAACCCATTGCGTCGCAACTTTATCACTTCTCATGTTGGTGACATTTTTGACAAGCAAGTTATCGATGTTGGCTGTGGTGGTGGTATATTGGCAGAAAGCTTAGCTCGATTAGGCGCTAATGTTACCGGTATTGATATGGGACAAGAGCCATTAAATGTGGCTAAGCTACATGCCTTAGAAGCCGGTGTAACGGTAAATTATGAAAAAATTACAGCTGAACAAAAAGCTAATGAGAATCAACAAAGCTTTGATGTAGTAACCTGCATGGAAATGTTAGAACATGTACCAGATCCTGCGTCTATCATTTGTGCCTGTGCGCAAATGGTAAAACCTGGTGGTTATGTGTTTTTCTCTACCTTGAATAAAACCACTAAATCGTATTTGTTTGCAATTTTAGCCGCTGAAAAACTGCTAAAACTGGTGCCTGATGGTACTCATGATTGGGATAAGTTTATTCGCCCGTCACAATTGATTACCTGGGCTGAAAATGCTGGCTTAAAATGCTTTGACGCTAGTGGTATTCATTATAACCCAATCACTGAAAACCATAAGTTAGCTGATGGCTTAGACGTTAACTATATTCTTGCTTTTAAAATGCCTGAGACAATTTAATGTTAAGTACTGCTAAGGGTGTGTTATTTGATTTAGATGGCACACTATTAGATACCGCAGATGATTTAGGCGCAGCATTAAATCATTTGCTTAACGCTCATGGCTTCACTAAGGTTTCTAGCAAAGAATACCGATTAGTGGCCTCTGATGGAGTTTATCCTTTATTGGACCTTGGCTTTAAAGAGCAACTTGCTAAATTCGATAAAGAAGTCTTGCGCCAAGAGTTTCTCGATTATTATTTAGAAAATATTGCCACCCATACAAAATTATTTCCCGGTATTGAGCAGCTGTTAACCTTGATTGAAGATGCTAATATTCCTTGGGGTATTGTCACCAATAAGCCAGCCTTTTTAACTGATCCTCTATTATTGCATTTTGAACAGTTTGCTAAATCTCAATCAAACATCAGTGGTGATACCATAAAAGAGCGTAAACCTCACCCTGCACCAATGCTTTTAGCAAGTAAACAACTTGGCGTTGCCGCTGAACATATTTGGTACTTAGGGGATGCCAAACGTGATATTGATGCAGGTAATGCCGCCTTAATGACAACTGTTGCGGTAAAATGGGGTTACATAAAACCCCTTGATGACTGCTCTAAATGGCAAGCAAATCACATTATTTCGAATCCCTTAGATTTAGTAGGGATTAGTAAATAAACAAGTCGTACAAAGTTTAATCAGTACCGTAACTATCTGTTTATAAATGAGTTTAATATCCTTATCGCTTTATCGTATAAAGCCTCCACTTTTATTACAAAAAAGATTTAAAAAAAGTTTTTTGTTAAAAAAAAATCTTGCATTTTTGTTAACTCGCACAGAAATGACCCTTACTAAGTTAGTTACCACTAACCTATATTAAGCAAGTTAAAAACACGCATTAAAAACACTATATCTAGGGGTTGCATTAAAAGTGAAACCACATTACCTTGTATCTATGCACACAGAAAACCCCAAGATGTTGTGCATTTTTTAACAATGCTACATATTGGATGTTGGGTAAAAATAAAGCAGGGAAAGCAGATATAGTATTACTGCGCTTTGCCTTAGTAAAAATAAAAATAAATAAAATAACTCAATCTATAAACTAATAAATACTATAAAGACAGGTCATTCATGAATAACAACCTTTTTGTCACCAAGCGCAATGGTGAAAAAGAACCTATCGATCTCGATAAAATCCATCAAGTAATAGACTGGGCAGCAGACGGATTAGACTCCGTTTCAGTTTCTCAGGTAGAAATCAAATCTCACATTCAGTTTTATGACGGTATCAAAACTGAAGATATTCATGAAACGATCATAAAAGCTGCTGCTGATTTAATCTCAGAAGAAACGCCTGATTATCAATATTTAGCTGCACGTTTAGCGATTTTCCATTTACGCAAAAAAGCTTACGGTAAATATGAACCGCCAGCATTATTTGATCACGTAACTAAAATGGTTGCTGCTGGTAAATATGACAAGCATTTAACTGAAGATTACACTGCGGAAGAATTTGCGACTTTAGATAGCTATATTGATCATAATCGCGATAAAAACTTCAGTTACGCTGCTGTTAAGCAATTAGAAGGTAAATATCTTGTACAAAACCGTGTAACTGGCGAGATTTACGAAAGTGCGCAGTTTTTATATATGCTAGTGTCGGCATGTTTATTTGCAAAATACCCAAGCGAAACGCGCTTAGAATATATTAAAGGATTTTACGACGCGATTTCCAGCTTTAAGATTTCATTACCTACACCAATTATGGCCGGTGTTCGTACCCCTACTCGTCAATTCTCATCTTGTGTATTGATTGAAGCTGGCGATAGTTTAGATTCAATTAATGCCACCACGAGTGCGATTGTAAAATACGTATCACAACGTGCTGGTATTGGTGTTAATGCCGGACGTATTCGTGCTTTAGGTAGCTCAATTCGTAACGGTGAAGCATTCCATACTGGTTGTATTCCATTTTATAAGCATTTCCAAACAGCGGTTAAAAGTTGTTCTCAAGGTGGTGTTCGCGGTGGTGCTGCCACCTTATTCTATCCTTTATGGCATTTAGAAGTAGAAAGCTTATTAGTACTTAAAAACAACCGTGGTGTTGAAGAGAACCGTGTTCGTCATTTAGATTACGGCGTTCAATTTAACAAAACCATGTACCAACGTTTAATTAAAGGCGATTACATTACGTTATTCAGCCCTTCAGATGTTCCTGGTTTGTACGATGCTTTCTTTGAAGACCAAGATAAATTTGAAGCTTTGTATGTAAAATACGAAAACGATGAATCTATTCGCAAAAAGCGTATTAAAGCAATTGAATTATTCACTTTGTTTGCGCAAGAGCGTGCAAGTACGGGTCGTATTTACTTACAAAACGTTGATCACTGTAATACTCATAGCCCATTTGATCCAACCGTAGCGCCGGTTCGTCAATCTAATCTTTGTTTAGAAATTGCTTTACCAACTAAACCGATGAATGACATTAATGATGCAGACGGCGAAATCGCCTTGTGTACATTATCAGCATTCAACCTTGGTAAAATTGACAGCTTAGACGAATTAGAAGGTTTAGCTGATTTAGCCGTTCGTGCTCTTGATAATTTATTAGATTACCAAGACTATCCAGTAGCTGCAGCGTTAAGCGCAACTATGGGTCGTCGTACTTTAGGTATAGGCGTAATTAACTATGCTTACTACTTAGCTAAAAATGGTGTGTTCTACTCAAACGGTAGCGCCAATAACCTTACGCATAGAACGTTCGAAGCTATTCAGTTTTACTTATTGAAAGCATCTAACAATTTAGCGAAAGAGCAAGGTGCCTGCCCTAAGTTTAATGAAACGCGCTTATCGCAAGGTATTTTACCGATTGATACCTACAAAAAAGAAATTGATAAGGTTTGTTCAGAAGGCTTACACCTAGACTGGGAAGGTTTACGCGCCAGCATTAAAGAGCATGGTGTGCGTAACTCTACAGTATCGGCGTTAATGCCATCAGAGACTTCTTCACAAATTTCAAATGCTACAAATGGTATCGAGCCACCTCGTGGTTTGATCAGTGTTAAAGCCAGTAAAGATGGTGTGTTAAAGCAAGTAGTACCAGAGTATGAAAAACTTAAGCATAACTATGAGTTGCTGTGGAATATCCCTGATAACACAGGTTATTTAGAGCTAGTTGGTATCATGCAAAAATTCGTTGACCAAACAATTTCAGCAAATACTAACTATAACCCGGCAAACTTTGAAAACGGTAAAGTACCGGTTAAGCAAATATTAAAAGATATATTGCTCGCCTATAAACTTGGTGTAAAAACCATGTATTACCATAATACTTTTGATGGCGCTAACGATAGCCAAAATGATATGGAAGACGATTGCGCCGGCGGTGCTTGTAAGATCTAAGCCATACATAAAACAATCCAGTTTGTAGGGTGTTTCACCAACAAGCTGGATTGCTCAGTTTATATTACTGTGTTAAACAGAATTTTTGTCACACACCTTAGAACCAATAAATGAAAGTGACAGCATTAAAGAGTTAAAAATGAAATATTCTACATTTAATCAAGTTAAAAATGACCAATTACTTGAACCTATATTTTTAGGTAATCCGGTTAATGTTTCGCGTTACGATCAACAAAAACATTCCGCATTTGAGAAATTAATTGAAAAACAATTATCATTTTTCTGGCGCCCTGAAGAAGTTGATGTGTCTAAAGATAGAGCTGACTGGCAGTCTATTTCAGAAGCAGAGAAGCATATTTTCATTTCAAATTTAAAATACCAAACGTTACTTGATAGCATGGCTGCACGTAGTGTAAACGCCGTATTTTTGCCGTTAGTTTCTTTACCTGAGGTTGAAACTTGGATTGAAACATGGGCATTCTCAGAAACTATTCACTCTCGTTCATACACTCATATTCTACGTAACCTATTCACTAACCCTGCTGAAGTGTTCGATGATATTGTGGTTAATCCAGCAATTTTAAAACGTGCCAGCAGCATCGCCAAATATTTTGATGATGTGATTTTAATGGCGCAGGTTTATAACTTGCATGGTGAAGGCACCCATGAAGTTGACGGTGAAACCATCGAAGTGACTAAACGTAAATTAAAAGAGCGTATTTATTTAGCCATTTGTTCGGTAAATGCCCTTGAAGCAATTCGTTTTTATGTGTCTTTTGCTTGTTCTTTTGCCTTTTCAGAGCGTCAATTATTGGAAGGAAATTCAAAAATCATCAAGCTAATCGCTCGCGATGAGGCACTACATTTAACCGGTACTCAACATATATTGAATATTTGGGCAAATGGTCAAGATGATCCTGAAATGAAAGAAGTCAGTGACGATTTAAGAGAGCAAGGCCGCCAAATCTTTATGGATGTGGTTGAGCAAGAAAAAGAATGGGCAGATTATCTGTTCAAAGACGGTTCAATGATCGGCTTGAATGCTGAAATGTTAAAACAATATATTGAATATATTAGTAATCAACGTATGACCGCTATTGGCTTTGATGCACCATTTAAGATCAGAAGTAATCCACTACCTTGGATCAACAGCTACCTTGTATCTGATAACGTGCAAGTTGCGCCACAAGAAACTGAGATTTCTTCTTACCTAGTTGGTCAAACAGACAGCTCAGTTGATAGTAGTGACTTTGAAGATTTTGATCTTTAAACTAATACTTAACCGATATTCAAACTATGACTAATAAAGTCACCGTTGATGGTAAGCTTGTTGAAACTGATTTCGACAAGCTTATTTTTAAAACAGCCCTCGAATACCTCGAATCAAATAATATTGAAATTCACTATCACTGCCGTGATGGATTTTGCGGTGCCTGTAGAGTTACTCTAGATAAAGGCGAAATTGAATACATCAATGGCGAGCCATTGGCCTTTGTTCGTGAGGGTGAAATCCTACCTTGTTGTTGCATTCCTAAAACAGACATAACGATTAGTACAGAATAGTTAACCTGAGCTGAGAATAGTTAGTTATACTCAATTATAGAAGCAAAAAAAGTAGCACCATAAAATGTCAGAAATGAGTCAATTATTAGCCAGTGCAGAAAAGGCCGAAGCTTACTTAAAGTTATTAGCTAATAAAAATCGCCTGATGATTTTATGTAACCTAGTTGAAGGTGAGCGTTCTGTAAGCCAGCTAAACGAACTAATCCCACTCGCTCAGTCAGCACTATCTCAGCACTTAGCATCACTAAGAACGGCTAAAATGGTAAGCACGCGGCGTGACGCTCAAACAATTTATTACTCACTAGCAGATGATGATGCTAAACAAATATTACAACTACTTTACCGCATGTTTTGTGAAACTTAGCTCTTACTCTTTAATCTTTTAAACCATAACATTCAATCTTTTGGCAAGGTTTTATAACCATTAATCATTGCAGAGGTGATTGATGATTTTTCTTTGCGTTCTGTATAAATAACCCCTGCAATATGTAATGGAATAAGCAGTAATAAAAGATAAAACGAATAAACATGCATGGTAATAAAAGGCGAGCGTAAGTCACGCATTGCTTTATATTTTTCTGTATCAACATTCTCTTTAGTGTAAGGTTTAATCAACTCTACTTGCGTGCTATCTATTGCAATTTGCTCTTTAAAATATCCACCAAATGGAGGGTAGTAAATATCGGTACCAGCAATGACTAAACCTGAAACCATTTGTATACTAAGGGCTAAAAACATAACCGTAATCATCAGTTTCCCAGCAGGATTATGGCCTTGATAAGCTTTTTGTGCACCTTGACGATATTCCTTCAGTTCTGCGGCAAAGCCTTTATTAAATGCTAACGTTGCACTCCATTTTTCAAAGCCAGTTCCGAAGAAGCCCAATACGTATCTAAGTAGTAAATTTATACAAAATATATAACCGACCAATACGTGACAAGTTTTCAACAGCACTTTGCCATCACTAGTTACGCCCAGTGCTTTACTATTTAAAATAATCAAGCCAAAAGTAATCAGTAAAAATACGCACAAAACATTCAACCAATGAAATAGGCGTATCTTCTTACTCCAAACATAAACCAAAGCTAACGATTGTGATGAATTTTTATTTTGCATAATAGCCTCCATCCGAAAGTGACATAAAATGTATATTTAAAAACCTTATACAACCTAAACATTTTAACTTATCATTAACATAACAAAGATCTCTGATACTCTTATGATTAGGATCAAAAATAGGCAATTTAGCCTTTACTGTTCAATAAACAAGCTAAACTCGTATTGAACTCTTCGATGTTTAAACAATAAAAATACCTTCGTCTAAATAGCAAACTTCCGAGCCGAAAAACATGGAACGAACATAATGAACAGAAACTTCAAACTATCAATACTTACCATCAGTATTACATTGGCAACTGGCTGCTCAAGTTTAGGTGTAGAGCCTTGGGAAAGAGATCTGTTGGCAAAGCGCCAAATGGCCTTAACCTCATCCCCTATAGATGCATCGCTTGATGATCATATTTACTTCTCAAAGGAAGCTTCTAGTGGTGGCCGCAGTTTTGCAGGTGGAGGTTGCGGATGCAACTAAAGGATAACGTTAGTCTAAAATCAGCCATAACCGCAGCAACCTGCTCTTTATTGGGTAGCCAGGCAAATGCAGAAGAGGACAGCAATTGGAAGTTTGATACTGCGCTTATGTATTACGGTGAAAGCGAGCGAGTAACGGCAGTAGAGGGAATTATCGCTGGAACTAAAGAGTTTAATGATGAACATTTTTTAAATTTAAAATTTACCATCGACTCCCTTACCGGCGCATCAGCAACCGGTGCTGTTGCACAGCCACATGCACAAACATTTTCACGCCCATCAGGTAATGGCAGCTTTGACGTGGATGCCTATGAAACGCCATTAGATGACACGTTTAAAGATACCCGTGTACAATTTAATGCCCAATGGACTCAGCCGCTATCACCCGAGTATACAGCAAGTACAGGACTGCATTTATCAAAAGAGTATGACTACCTATCTTTGGGATTAAACGGCAGTTTAGGCCGCTATTTCAATAAAAAAAATACCACTGTGTCAGTAGGTCTATCCTACTCTCATGATGTTATTGAACCAGAGGGAGGTATAAATAAACCTTTTGCAGAAATGCTTATACCGCCAACAGGCGATAAGGATACAATCGCCAGCGACGACTCAAAAGATACGTTTGACCTGTTATTTGGTTTAACGCAAGTGATAAATCGTCGAATGATCATGCAATTAAACTATTCAATATCACAAGTTAATGGTTATATGACGGATCCGTTTAAAGTATTGTCTGTGGTGAATTCAGATGGCTATAGCATTAGGCAGTTATACGAACATCGCCCTGATGAACGAACGAAACAAAGTGCATATTGGCAAACAAAATATCATTTTGACACAACAGTATTAGATTTCTCTTATCGTTATATGTGGGATGATTGGGAAATAAAGTCACACACTTTTGATTTTCGTTATTACATTCCCTTTTATGATGGCTATCTCGAGCCACATGTACGTTATTACATGCAAGAAGCGGCTGATTTTTATCGCCCATTTTTATTGGACAATGAGCCTGTAGCAGACTTTGCCAGTGCCGATTATCGAGTAGGAGAAATGGATGGCTTAACGTTGGGTATTAAATATGGACTACCGCTTACAGATGGTAAAGAGTTTTCGTTTAGGCTTGAGTTCTTTCAACAAACACCAACTAATCCTGGTTTTGAAGAAGTTGGTGCTCTACAAGATGTTGAATTATTTGAAAGTGTAGAAGCGGTAATTGCACAAGTGAGTTATTCATTTTAGCAAAGGCATCTGATCTGACCACTTTACAGCAGCGCAATAAATTGCCATGATGATCAGATAAATTTCTCTCTAAAAATTAAAATAAAGATAAGGCCTGTAATGAAAAATGTAGTAGACCAGTTATCTCAATATAAAAGCGTCCACTTTAATAAAAAGAATATTAAAACTCATTTTGTTGGCATACCGCTGATCATTTTGTCGCTAACGATTTTATTAAGCTTAATAAACTTTCAATTTGGTGAGTATGACAACCCGACGAACATTACTGCCGCAATGATATTTTATAGTATCGCCATCATTTATTACTTTATATTACACTGGCGTTTAGCATTAGGCATGGTTGTTTATATAATTCCAAACTTATACATTGCGAGCTTAATAGCACCGGTTGAAGGAGCAGCATGGCTCGCGGTAGCAATTTTTGTTATTGGTTGGATAATTCAATTTATTGGCCATTACTATGAGAAAGCTAAACCTGCTTTTGTTGATGATTTGAGCCAGTTTTTAATTGGACCATTTTTTCTTATGGCTGAAGTTTATTTTGGTTTAGGTTGGGAAAAAAAATTATTGGCTGAAATAACACCGTTAGCTCGGGATAAACGTAGAGCAATAGAGGCGAAAAACAGAGGCGAATAGAAAGCAACTAAATACGAGTAACAGGCAATAAAATCACCTGTTACTCGGTTAAACTCTCATCTAAATAATACGTAATAAAGAATTAACGAATCACTCGAATTCTAAAGTTACGGCCTTTAATTTTGCCATCTTCTAGTTTTTTAAGTGCTACTTTATGGGCATTACGCTTAATAGCTACATAGGCAAAATTTTGAGCGACATTAATTTTACCTACTTGATCACCCTTAATACCTTTATCACCTGTTAACGCCCCTAAGATATCACCAGGACGAACTTTGTCACGTTTACCACCACTAATTTGAATGGTGATCATATCTGGACGCAAAGGCAAAGCATTAAGTGCACGGATATTAGGTAATTGTTCACCGATAATCTTTTGATCAAGATAGTCTTCCAATAATGCCACCTTATAGCTTTCTTTATCGCTATATAATGAACAAGCCATGCCTTTACTACCGGCTCGGCCCGTACGGCCGATGCGATGCACATGAACTTCGGTGTCTAAAGCGATATGAAAATTTACCACCATATCTAAATTATCAATATCTAAACCACGAGCTGCGACATCAGTAGCAACAAGAACATTAGTACTTTTATTAGAAAAACGTACTAAAGTTTCATCTCTATCACGTTGTTCTAGGTCACCATGTAACGATAAGGTGCTAAAACCAAAATTGACTAATTCATCAGCCACTAATTGCGCATCTTTTTTAGTATTACAAAATACTACACAAGATTCGGGTTTATGTTCTAGCAACAACAACTGTAATGCTTGCAAGCGCTCTTCATTATCTTGCACATGATAAAAATGCTGGGAGATACTGCTATCATCATGGGTTGACTCTACTTTTACCATTGTTGGTAAGGTCATGATGCGCTCTGAAATTTGTTTGATTTTATTTGGAAAAGTGGCGCTAAATAAGAGTGTTTGTCTATGTTTTGGCGAATTGCGAACAATATTGTCTAAAGCTGGCTGAAAACCCATATCAAGCATACGGTCTGCTTCGTCAAGAATGAGTAAATTTAAATTTTCTAAATTTAAGGTGCCTTTAATTACATGCTCTTCAACACGGCCAGGTGTACCAACAATAATATGAGCACCATGTTCTAGTGATCCAATTTGTGGTCCAAACGGTGTTCCACCACACAAAGTTAATATTTTTATGTTATGAATTGAGCGCGCAAGTCTGCGTAATTCTTTTGCTACTTGGTCAGCTAATTCTCTTGTTGGACACAAGACTAATGATTGAATACGAAAACGCTTAACATCTAGCTTTTGTAATAACCCTAAACCAAAAGCTGCAGTTTTTCCTGAGCCTGTTTTACCTTGGCCAATTACATCTTTGCCCATAATAATATCGGGTAAACTCTGCTCTTGAATCGGCGTCATAAATTCATAACCCAATGATTCAATATTGGTTAATAATTCTGGTTTTAATGCTAGGGTAGAAAATTTAGATTGGCTCAATGTTTTGTCCCAATTGGAATGACGGCTTAATGATCTTTTTGATCACAACTTTTTTAGGAAACAATTATATACCCGTTACCTTTCAAAGTGTAGAATTTCAGAGTCAGGTTACAAACTTAAAACCATCCATGGCAGTTTGCATTCCTTCATCCCTGAAGTAAAAAGGAGCTTTACAGCTCCTTTAGTTACATTTGTTTCTTAAATTTTGAATCAACCATCAATATCTTTTAAAAATTTATAACTGCCTTTAATGTCAGCTTTGTATTCATCACATAACTCCCCTACTGGAGCTTTAGTTTTTAACACCCCATATTGACGATGTGCTTCCATACGAATTTTTTCCCAGCTTATGCCTTCAATGGTCTCGTAGCCTTCACTAAAGGCCTTTAGTTTTGCCATTTCTTTGACTTTTTCACCATCGATAGGTTTATCACAATCGCGTTCTAAATAAATAAGTTTACTTACTGCCTCAGTTAATAGTGCTTCAACTTCTGTAATTTGTGACTTAGATAGAGACTCATCGGCAAGCGTGTTAAAACTTAAAATGGTCAGTGCTATTAATAAAATTCTCATGTTTTTTCCTAAAAATATAATAAATAAGCGCTATTAAATAATAGCAGTTTTTCATTATCTTACTAATTTGTAGAGATATTTTTTTCTACCCATGAACGGATGTCATTAAAGCGATAATTTTCAAACATGGCAAAACCGTTTAGTTTTCTCACCCTAAGTTTAGTAAAAATTGGAGTGGTTAAACCACATAGAAAACGGCTAATAAGTGTTGCTGAAGATTTTTCACCCAATTTTTCAATAATATCTTTGGCTATTGAATTAAAACTAAACTCATTTAACGGCTTAAGCTGCGGCACTGGAGGCATTAAAGCCACGCTTCCTAAACACACTGAACAATGACCACAAGGCTGCTGTAAACGGTGATCTGAAAAGTAATGAGCAAGCTGTAAACTTAAACAACTATTTGAAGCAAAAAACGCTAAGAGATGCTCTATACGCTTTATTTCACTAAGTTCCTTTTGCTCAAAACGAGAGTACATATCGTTATTAAGCAAAGCTAAATCCATAGGGTTTGAGTTAACTTGATACACCTCTGTCATTTGTTTACTTTGCAATTCTAACAAATTCTTTTCATCAAAATATTCAATAGCAGTAATCACCCTACTGCGATCACTTGGATATTGCACCGCCATACGTTCAAAATT
This genomic window contains:
- the nrdB gene encoding class Ia ribonucleoside-diphosphate reductase subunit beta, with product MKYSTFNQVKNDQLLEPIFLGNPVNVSRYDQQKHSAFEKLIEKQLSFFWRPEEVDVSKDRADWQSISEAEKHIFISNLKYQTLLDSMAARSVNAVFLPLVSLPEVETWIETWAFSETIHSRSYTHILRNLFTNPAEVFDDIVVNPAILKRASSIAKYFDDVILMAQVYNLHGEGTHEVDGETIEVTKRKLKERIYLAICSVNALEAIRFYVSFACSFAFSERQLLEGNSKIIKLIARDEALHLTGTQHILNIWANGQDDPEMKEVSDDLREQGRQIFMDVVEQEKEWADYLFKDGSMIGLNAEMLKQYIEYISNQRMTAIGFDAPFKIRSNPLPWINSYLVSDNVQVAPQETEISSYLVGQTDSSVDSSDFEDFDL
- the ubiG gene encoding bifunctional 2-polyprenyl-6-hydroxyphenol methylase/3-demethylubiquinol 3-O-methyltransferase UbiG gives rise to the protein MSEQLNVNPEEIAKFEKVASQWWDLHGDFKPLHQINPLRRNFITSHVGDIFDKQVIDVGCGGGILAESLARLGANVTGIDMGQEPLNVAKLHALEAGVTVNYEKITAEQKANENQQSFDVVTCMEMLEHVPDPASIICACAQMVKPGGYVFFSTLNKTTKSYLFAILAAEKLLKLVPDGTHDWDKFIRPSQLITWAENAGLKCFDASGIHYNPITENHKLADGLDVNYILAFKMPETI
- the nrdA gene encoding class 1a ribonucleoside-diphosphate reductase subunit alpha; protein product: MNNNLFVTKRNGEKEPIDLDKIHQVIDWAADGLDSVSVSQVEIKSHIQFYDGIKTEDIHETIIKAAADLISEETPDYQYLAARLAIFHLRKKAYGKYEPPALFDHVTKMVAAGKYDKHLTEDYTAEEFATLDSYIDHNRDKNFSYAAVKQLEGKYLVQNRVTGEIYESAQFLYMLVSACLFAKYPSETRLEYIKGFYDAISSFKISLPTPIMAGVRTPTRQFSSCVLIEAGDSLDSINATTSAIVKYVSQRAGIGVNAGRIRALGSSIRNGEAFHTGCIPFYKHFQTAVKSCSQGGVRGGAATLFYPLWHLEVESLLVLKNNRGVEENRVRHLDYGVQFNKTMYQRLIKGDYITLFSPSDVPGLYDAFFEDQDKFEALYVKYENDESIRKKRIKAIELFTLFAQERASTGRIYLQNVDHCNTHSPFDPTVAPVRQSNLCLEIALPTKPMNDINDADGEIALCTLSAFNLGKIDSLDELEGLADLAVRALDNLLDYQDYPVAAALSATMGRRTLGIGVINYAYYLAKNGVFYSNGSANNLTHRTFEAIQFYLLKASNNLAKEQGACPKFNETRLSQGILPIDTYKKEIDKVCSEGLHLDWEGLRASIKEHGVRNSTVSALMPSETSSQISNATNGIEPPRGLISVKASKDGVLKQVVPEYEKLKHNYELLWNIPDNTGYLELVGIMQKFVDQTISANTNYNPANFENGKVPVKQILKDILLAYKLGVKTMYYHNTFDGANDSQNDMEDDCAGGACKI
- a CDS encoding Mpo1 family 2-hydroxy fatty acid dioxygenase gives rise to the protein MKNVVDQLSQYKSVHFNKKNIKTHFVGIPLIILSLTILLSLINFQFGEYDNPTNITAAMIFYSIAIIYYFILHWRLALGMVVYIIPNLYIASLIAPVEGAAWLAVAIFVIGWIIQFIGHYYEKAKPAFVDDLSQFLIGPFFLMAEVYFGLGWEKKLLAEITPLARDKRRAIEAKNRGE
- a CDS encoding cytochrome b/b6 domain-containing protein, coding for MQNKNSSQSLALVYVWSKKIRLFHWLNVLCVFLLITFGLIILNSKALGVTSDGKVLLKTCHVLVGYIFCINLLLRYVLGFFGTGFEKWSATLAFNKGFAAELKEYRQGAQKAYQGHNPAGKLMITVMFLALSIQMVSGLVIAGTDIYYPPFGGYFKEQIAIDSTQVELIKPYTKENVDTEKYKAMRDLRSPFITMHVYSFYLLLLLIPLHIAGVIYTERKEKSSITSAMINGYKTLPKD
- a CDS encoding DUF4266 domain-containing protein translates to MNRNFKLSILTISITLATGCSSLGVEPWERDLLAKRQMALTSSPIDASLDDHIYFSKEASSGGRSFAGGGCGCN
- the dbpA gene encoding ATP-dependent RNA helicase DbpA; the encoded protein is MSQSKFSTLALKPELLTNIESLGYEFMTPIQEQSLPDIIMGKDVIGQGKTGSGKTAAFGLGLLQKLDVKRFRIQSLVLCPTRELADQVAKELRRLARSIHNIKILTLCGGTPFGPQIGSLEHGAHIIVGTPGRVEEHVIKGTLNLENLNLLILDEADRMLDMGFQPALDNIVRNSPKHRQTLLFSATFPNKIKQISERIMTLPTMVKVESTHDDSSISQHFYHVQDNEERLQALQLLLLEHKPESCVVFCNTKKDAQLVADELVNFGFSTLSLHGDLEQRDRDETLVRFSNKSTNVLVATDVAARGLDIDNLDMVVNFHIALDTEVHVHRIGRTGRAGSKGMACSLYSDKESYKVALLEDYLDQKIIGEQLPNIRALNALPLRPDMITIQISGGKRDKVRPGDILGALTGDKGIKGDQVGKINVAQNFAYVAIKRNAHKVALKKLEDGKIKGRNFRIRVIR
- the yfaE gene encoding class I ribonucleotide reductase maintenance protein YfaE produces the protein MTNKVTVDGKLVETDFDKLIFKTALEYLESNNIEIHYHCRDGFCGACRVTLDKGEIEYINGEPLAFVREGEILPCCCIPKTDITISTE
- a CDS encoding DUF3570 domain-containing protein, giving the protein MQLKDNVSLKSAITAATCSLLGSQANAEEDSNWKFDTALMYYGESERVTAVEGIIAGTKEFNDEHFLNLKFTIDSLTGASATGAVAQPHAQTFSRPSGNGSFDVDAYETPLDDTFKDTRVQFNAQWTQPLSPEYTASTGLHLSKEYDYLSLGLNGSLGRYFNKKNTTVSVGLSYSHDVIEPEGGINKPFAEMLIPPTGDKDTIASDDSKDTFDLLFGLTQVINRRMIMQLNYSISQVNGYMTDPFKVLSVVNSDGYSIRQLYEHRPDERTKQSAYWQTKYHFDTTVLDFSYRYMWDDWEIKSHTFDFRYYIPFYDGYLEPHVRYYMQEAADFYRPFLLDNEPVADFASADYRVGEMDGLTLGIKYGLPLTDGKEFSFRLEFFQQTPTNPGFEEVGALQDVELFESVEAVIAQVSYSF
- a CDS encoding HAD family hydrolase; translation: MLSTAKGVLFDLDGTLLDTADDLGAALNHLLNAHGFTKVSSKEYRLVASDGVYPLLDLGFKEQLAKFDKEVLRQEFLDYYLENIATHTKLFPGIEQLLTLIEDANIPWGIVTNKPAFLTDPLLLHFEQFAKSQSNISGDTIKERKPHPAPMLLASKQLGVAAEHIWYLGDAKRDIDAGNAALMTTVAVKWGYIKPLDDCSKWQANHIISNPLDLVGISK
- a CDS encoding ArsR/SmtB family transcription factor; the protein is MSQLLASAEKAEAYLKLLANKNRLMILCNLVEGERSVSQLNELIPLAQSALSQHLASLRTAKMVSTRRDAQTIYYSLADDDAKQILQLLYRMFCET